A window of Pristiophorus japonicus isolate sPriJap1 unplaced genomic scaffold, sPriJap1.hap1 HAP1_SCAFFOLD_943, whole genome shotgun sequence genomic DNA:
tatctgtttttatgttttgcgcaagtttactttcgtaatctatctttcctttcttcattgctttcttagtcattctttgctgtcgtttaaaattttcccaatctgctagtttcccactaaccttggccaccttatacgcattggtttttaatttgatactctcctttatttccttggttatccacggctggttatcccttctcttaccgcccttctttttcactggaatatatttttgttgtgcactatgaaagagctccttaaaagtcctccactgttcctcaattgtgccaccgtttagtctgtatttccagtctactttagccaactctgccctcatcccactgtagtcccctttgtttaagcattgtatgctcgtttgagacactacttcctcaccctcaatctgtattataaattcaaccatactgtgatcactcattccgagaggatcttttactcggagatcgtttattattcctgtctcattacacaggaccagatctaagatagcttgctcccttgtaggttctgtaacatactgttctaagaaacaatcccgtatgcattctatgaattcctcctcaaggctaccccgtgcgatttgatttgaacaatcgatatgtaggttaaaatcccccatgattactgccattcctttttcacatgcctctattattcccttgattattgtccgctccaccatgaagttattatttgggggccgaaaactatgcccaccagtgactttttccccttactatctctaatctccacccacaatgattcaacattttgttcattagagccaatatcatctctcacaactgccctgatatcatcctttattaacagagctaccccaccacggtgccatgaacttggctgctgctgccctctcctgatgagccatccccctcaacagtactcaaagcggtgtatctgttttgcagggggatgaccgcagggacccctgcactaccttccttgcactgctcttcctgctggtcttccattccctatctggctgtggacccttcacctgcggtaagaccaactcactacacgtgctactcacgtcattctcagcatcgtggatgctccagagtgaatccaccctcagctccaattccgcaacgcggaccgtcaggagctggaggcggatacacttcccgcacacgtagtcgtcagggacaccggaagtgtccccgagttcccgcatggtacaggaggagcatatcacgtgaccgagctctcctgccatgacttaaccctgagatacacctaaattggcaacaacaatgctaaagtttactcactgttatagaagagaaaaaagaaaaactactcaccaatcaccagccaatcacttacccccttggctgtgacgtcacctttctgtttctttccacttcttttttgccttctccctgtcgctgcacaagccacgcctctccacgcactccgacgctgctcccgactcagcgacgcaccgcccgacctcaCGGCCTCACGACTCAGATCCCAGGCAGCGGTCGTGAAGCGATGATCTTCTGGTTATTTCTCTGACCGGGGACCGGGTTAAGAATAAATGTCCCCAGATCTTGTGAGAACGGAAATAAGTGGCCTGGATATCACGTGGTGGATAAAGTGAGAAGTTAAGAAACAGGCGAATGATGTTTCTGAGGAAGTAACGTTGTGAAACGTTCCCTGTGTGTACCTTTCTTGATTGAGTGCTGGAGGTACAATTAgcatggggggaatctagaactagggggcatagtgtcagaataaggggtctcccatttaagacagagatgaggaggaatttcttctctcagagggccatgaatctgtggaattctctgccccagagagctgtggaggttgggtcattggatatatttaaggtggacatagatttttgagcgataaggaaatgaagagttatggggagcgggcagggaagtggagctgtgtccatgatcagatcagccatggtctcaatgGCCGCCAATAACTCCCAATGACCCCCATTGACCCTCTCTGACCCACCACAGGAGGGTTTAAACCCACttactccccctccccgccgccccaaTATAAAACACACACACCGCCCGGAACTTTCCACAACCGCCCGCGGGCGGGGCGTGTGCGGGGACCGGAAGCAACGACGCACAGCGAGAGAGGGCGGGGAGACCGAAAAGCCGGACGCACCCATAGAGAGAAAGCGGAGAGCCGAGGAGGCGGGCGGGGAGGCAAGAGCGGCGCCGGGAGGAGTGAGTGCCCGGGGccgggaggagagagactgagagagaaagggagggagagagaggccgcCATGTACCCCCGCGGGGTCAGGGCCTTCCTCACCGGAAGTGGGGccgccctcacaccctccccaccggaAGTGTGTGTATCGCTTAATGTCTCCCCCGGAAACAACCTCATTTTGGGCAAAATTGTCCCAATTTATTGGAATTTGTTAAATTATTGAAATTATTCAATTGTTACATTATTAAATGTTGCAATAATTAAATTGTTAACAATTATTACATTAGTTAAATAAGTACATTATTGAAAATTGTTCAATTGTTGACATTATTACATTTTTTGAAATTATGAATTTGTTAAATATTTAAATGTTTAATATTAAAATGTTAAATTGTTACATTTTTCGAAATTAAATTGTTACATTATTGAAATTATTACATTGTTAAAATTGTTACATTATTAAAATTGTTGAtttgttaaattattaaacattCTGGAAATGATTAAAATGATGAAATTGTTCATTGCTGTGAAATGATGAAATGGTTCAATGTTTCGAGGATTAAATTGTGGAAATGGTTCCAAATGTGAAATAGTTGAAAATGATTGCGATGATGAAATGATTGAAATGCTGGCCGTGATTCTGCCCATGGagtcggggaggggaagggaagggcttGCAACTCCAGCACTTTATCCCGGGCTCAGGAACAGGCCGCAAATCTCCAAGGCAACTTCCTTTCTGTTGCTGTTTAATATTTACAcaacaaataaacagattatctggtcattatcacattgctgtgtgtgggagcttgctgtgcacaagttggctgccgcgtttcccacattacaacagtgtctacactccaaaagtacctcattgtctgtaaagcgctttgggacgaacaGTGGtgaggaaaggcgctatataaacgcaagtctttattTTGAACTTGGCTTGTTTAATTTTTCAGATTCCCATCCACCTCTCGTGTGAGACTCTGTGCAGCGATGGCTGGAGTTAAAGACAAAGATGCATTTCAGAGACTGAATTTCCTTTATCAGGTGTGAAGGGTTCCTTGTGTTCAAACCACTGCCGAACATTTACCTTCTCACTGTGCACAATCCTGGTCACCACATCactacacactctcgctctctctctgtctatttctctgtctatttctctctctatctctctctctctctctctctctctctctctctgtctatttctctctctctctctttctgtctatctctgtctctctctatctctgtctatttctctctctctctctctgtctatttctctctctctctctctctgtctgtctgtctctctctctgtctatttctctctctctctctctgtctatttctctctctatctctctctgtctatttctctctctatctctctctgtctatttctcactctatctctctctgtctatctctgtctccctccccctccctctgtctgtccctctctctctctctctccctctgtctgtccctctctctctctctctctctctctctcggtctttaaCACTCTGTGCCTCCCTCACAGGCTGCCCACTGCGTGTTGGCCCAGAACCCGGAGAATGAGGAACTGGCGAGGTTCTACTGTCACACACAGCGCACCATCTGCAAGAGGCTGGTCCTCCGACAGTGAGTATGGGGCTGGGGggttgacggggcagtgtgtgtgtgtgtgtgggggtgtctcGGGATGTTAGATggggcagtgtgtatgtgtgtgtgtgtgtggggggtgtcttGGGATGttagatggggcagtgtgtgtgtgtgtgtggggtggggggctcAGGGGTAAGACTGTTCGTTACCTTgccgttatatttgaccctgaaattagtttccgaccacatatccacagcataactgaaaccgtctatttccacctccgtaacatcgccggtctccgcccttcctcagctcatccactgctgaaaccctcatccctgcctttgttacctccagacttgactattccgactcactcctggctggcctcccacattctacccgacgtaaactggaggtgatccaaaactcggcagcccgtgtcctaactcgcaccaagtcccactcacccatcaccccctgtgccctgtgtcctaactcgcaccaagtcccactcacccatcaccccctgtgccccgtgtccgaactcgcattaagttccactcacccatcaccctctgtgccccgtgtcctaactcgcaccaagtcccactcacccatcaccccctgtgccccatgtcctaactcgcaccaagttccactcacccatcatcccctgtgccccgtgtcctaactcgtaccaagtcccgctcacccatcaccccctgtgctcgccgaccgacATTGGTCCCGGTgaagcaacatctcaatttcaaaattctcatccttgtttacaaatccctccatggccctcgcccctccctatctctgtaatctccagccccacaacccccgagacgtctgcactcctctaactctgccctcctgaccatccctgattataatcgctccaccatcggtggccgtgccttcagctgcctgggccccaagctctggaactccctccctaaacctctccgcttctctacctctctctcctccttcaggacgctccttaaaaccgacctttttcacctgccctaatttctccttatgcggctcagtgttaaatttcttGTTTCATAATtttcctgtgaggcaccttgggaggtttcactacgttgaaggcgctatataaatacagacaACTCTCGATTCTCCGTACACAGATCCAACGGGAAACTGTTGTAaccggatttaaaattctgttgctaacaagtgaaaagacagccccaaatagtttggaaaaatctccttccaaacactgctcatttgtatttgctgattctctccctctctcacactctctctttcactcacatattctctctctctctctctctctcacactctctctctctctctctcacactctctctctctctctctctcacactctctctctctctctctctctctctctctctctctctctctctctctctctctctctctctctctctctctctctctctctcacacactctctctctctctctctctctcacacactctctctcacacactctctctctctctcacacactctctctctctctcactctctctctctctctctctctcacacactctctctctcacacactctctctctctcacacactctctctcacacactctctctctctctcacacactcgctctctcacacactcgctctctcacactcgcacattctcacacacactcacacactccctctctctctctctctctctcacacacacacacacactctctctctctctctctctctctctctctctctccctctctccctctgcccttgctttgcgtgtgtgtgtgctgctgcagccgctgtctctcgcggtccCCGCTGACGACACTGGGTCCCAGgcccagaacctgtacatgcatgctggttctggccatcttttgttactgtttgtagctgattgtgttGATTcactaaagttttaactttaaaatgtagactcaccctaacggaaaaatgGTTGACCCGGAATAgcgcaatccccgagggacccggagaatcgagagttgcctgtaccagttgttgttgttggggcgaggatgggggagggggaaactgTTGCTGACACTGAGCTGCCCCGATCCGTTCTGTTCCTCAGGGACCCCTCGGTCAAACGCACCGTCTGCAAACGCTGCTCCTCTCTCCTGGTGCCCGGACTCACGGCCAAAGTGCGGCAGAGAAGTAAGTGGGGTCCAGATCGGGTAAGGCCCAGTTAGACCCCCCTgcctccgtccccctccctccctcgctctccccctccctccctccctcgcgctcccccctcccgacctccctcgctctcccccctcccgacctccctcgcgctcccccctcccgacctccctcgctcccccctcccgacctccctcgctcccccctcccgacctccctcgcgctcccccctcccgacctccctcgctcccccctcccgacctccctcgcgctcccccctcccgacctccctcgctcccccctcccgacctccttcgctctcccccgtcccgacctccctcgctcccccctcccgacctccctcgctcccccctcccgacctccctcgctcccccctcccgacctccctcg
This region includes:
- the rpp21 gene encoding ribonuclease P protein subunit p21, with amino-acid sequence MAGVKDKDAFQRLNFLYQAAHCVLAQNPENEELARFYCHTQRTICKRLVLRQDPSVKRTVCKRCSSLLVPGLTAKVRQRKRSQRLTVVNCLTCGLTKRFPHNPGYCLWADRPEAQLQPQAQCEAQCQAQTGQRSHGSVTFEGAGVEAEATDSKK